In Candidatus Poribacteria bacterium, a single genomic region encodes these proteins:
- the fbp gene encoding class 1 fructose-bisphosphatase, producing the protein MTANVPHYRPIVTIEQHIIEGQQRYPGATGEFSWLLSGITLATKIIQDRVRQAGLLDVLGPTGTNNVQGEMVQKLDVIANETLMQCLGYRGNVGMMISEEDAEPRIVQDVGEAGRYVVLFDPLDGSSNIDVNVPIGTIFSILRRKPDIDRNDAMPHILQPGIQQVAAGYVLYGSSTVMVYTAGDGVHIFTLDPSIGAYVLTQENVQMPENGRTYSVNEAYALTFPRGVQKYLEWAKSEEAGGYSLRYVGSLVSDFHRTLLRGGVFLYPPTQKDRFGKLRLLYEANPIAFLAEQAGGIASDGRQRILEKQLQSIHERTPLVVGSRDEVKRLLSFWGG; encoded by the coding sequence ATGACGGCAAACGTGCCACACTATAGACCAATTGTAACAATCGAGCAGCATATCATTGAAGGGCAACAGCGCTACCCCGGCGCAACAGGAGAGTTCAGTTGGTTGCTGTCAGGAATCACGCTAGCGACAAAGATTATACAAGATCGGGTCCGTCAAGCGGGACTCCTCGATGTTCTCGGTCCCACTGGAACAAATAATGTTCAAGGGGAGATGGTTCAAAAACTTGATGTTATCGCCAACGAAACACTCATGCAATGTTTGGGATACCGCGGAAATGTCGGAATGATGATCTCTGAGGAAGATGCTGAACCGCGCATCGTTCAAGACGTAGGAGAAGCCGGGAGATATGTAGTCCTGTTTGACCCTCTCGACGGTTCAAGTAACATTGATGTGAACGTACCAATCGGCACCATATTTTCAATCCTTAGACGTAAGCCCGATATCGATAGAAACGATGCGATGCCGCATATTCTCCAGCCCGGTATTCAACAGGTTGCTGCTGGCTATGTATTATACGGCAGCAGCACGGTGATGGTCTATACCGCGGGAGATGGTGTCCACATATTCACGCTCGACCCATCAATTGGGGCTTATGTGTTGACACAGGAAAACGTGCAGATGCCCGAAAATGGCAGAACCTACAGTGTCAACGAAGCCTACGCCCTGACCTTCCCGCGAGGCGTGCAGAAATATCTTGAGTGGGCAAAGTCAGAAGAAGCGGGGGGTTACAGCCTGCGGTATGTCGGCTCGCTGGTTTCTGATTTCCACCGTACACTTCTCCGCGGGGGTGTGTTTCTCTATCCGCCGACGCAGAAGGACCGGTTCGGTAAGCTGCGGTTGTTATATGAAGCTAATCCGATAGCGTTCTTGGCAGAGCAGGCAGGTGGAATTGCTAGTGACGGGAGACAGCGCATCTTAGAAAAACAACTGCAGTCCATTCACGAGAGAACACCGTTGGTTGTCGGTAGCAGAGACGAGGTTAAACGGTTGCTGTCGTTTTGGGGAGGATGA
- a CDS encoding response regulator, producing MASKILIVEDEPDIVELLVYNLDQAGFKTEAVFNGADALDRAKIEPPDLVLLDLLLPEVDGLEVCRTLKGDPETAGIPIIMLTAKGEAIDRIVGLELGADDYITKPFSPREVMLRVRAVLRRAPNVPRNRPSNQIQIDDLKIDLDRHQVFSDGDVIDLTATEFKILSLFAHSPGRVFTRSILMDAVWGQEYYGIERTMDTHVSRLRRKLGQFGERIETVHGVGYRLKE from the coding sequence ATGGCATCAAAGATTCTGATTGTGGAAGATGAGCCCGATATTGTTGAGCTATTAGTGTACAATTTGGACCAAGCGGGTTTTAAGACTGAGGCAGTTTTTAATGGGGCGGATGCCCTTGACCGGGCAAAAATCGAGCCGCCCGATCTCGTTCTCTTGGATCTATTGCTTCCAGAGGTGGACGGACTGGAGGTCTGTCGCACCTTGAAAGGCGATCCTGAGACCGCAGGCATTCCCATTATTATGTTGACGGCAAAGGGTGAGGCAATTGATCGCATCGTTGGTTTGGAGCTAGGTGCCGACGACTACATCACCAAGCCCTTCAGTCCTCGAGAAGTTATGCTGAGAGTCCGCGCTGTGTTGCGTCGTGCACCTAATGTTCCGCGCAACAGACCTTCAAACCAGATCCAAATTGATGACTTAAAGATTGATTTGGACAGACACCAAGTGTTCAGCGATGGCGATGTTATTGATCTAACTGCCACAGAATTCAAAATTCTTTCTTTATTTGCTCATTCTCCGGGGCGTGTATTCACGCGCAGTATCCTGATGGATGCGGTTTGGGGACAAGAATATTACGGCATTGAGCGCACGATGGATACCCATGTAAGTCGTTTGCGGAGGAAGTTGGGGCAGTTCGGGGAACGGATTGAGACGGTGCATGGAGTTGGATATCGGCTCAAGGAGTAA
- a CDS encoding TonB-dependent receptor produces the protein MKQPFLWVLIAYLCWVPSTLIAQQIGSIEGIVLDEATGVPIADVTVILSATGQRIATDQDGTFALKVPLGTHNINIRFPFYLTQTVSGIEVNESQPKQTLRVVLTPQVIKLGPIHLPVRLSESSETGLLEKRRLSFAVEDSISTELMAKLPVSDAGEALKRVTGISIVGGRYVFVRGLGERYSNTLLNSVQIPSPEPNRRVVPMDIFPANLLESLQTVKTFSPDQPGNFAGGSVQVFTKDFPDAFTMSLSMSSSFNTETTGKELLEYPGGTLDRFGFDDGTRALPDIIADQPPEVPIRERGRFTRGGFTPEEIQKFGRAFDNVWSPERYTAPANQSHKFSIGNSTQLAGKDFGYLGIISYGNGHSHRPEEEQNAFRLGLDELTPVTKYLVERSANDVSWGGVLSTSMRFSPGHKVSLRTLYSHTAEDETRTWEGFNADRDTDMRSSRLLYVERGLLSSQLAGDHEFDFSSDNLDGESEAAEESDTSEPEFAPVPTLSWRLTFSRAMRNEPDTREVIYEKRRDEWLFRDITQSGSRFFFDLADDEISGRLDWSMPILTTGLFKVGGMWRDRDRTFDARRFRFLPSDNIELFLDRTAPPEQLFTAEHIAPNLFELRESTRATDNYLAAHSVWASYGMIDLPLSKKFRVTTGARLEVSDQNVTTFDPFAAEQQAIEANLDTTDILPSLNLTYRLTERMNLRVAASRTVTRPDLRELAPFEFTDFVGGRTIFGNPELERTKIDNYDLRWEAFPELGGVVAVSGFYKKFHKPIEQIIQPAAEVRITYENAEAANNFGLELEVRQNLSILASGLRHFSVNTNVALISSRVELPDVGIQTSSERALQGQSPYVVNASLGYDNPDLEMTAAVAYHVFGKRIAEVGNHGSPDVFELPRSQLDMTFGRQLLPFLRLSLSAKNLLNPDVTLEQGGETYVRYRTGRTISFGLSYNL, from the coding sequence ATGAAACAACCGTTTTTGTGGGTGTTGATCGCATATCTCTGTTGGGTTCCTTCAACACTCATCGCACAACAGATCGGAAGCATTGAAGGGATTGTCCTCGATGAAGCAACGGGAGTACCTATAGCAGACGTAACCGTCATATTGAGCGCGACTGGTCAGCGTATAGCAACCGATCAGGATGGGACATTTGCACTCAAAGTCCCTTTAGGCACTCACAACATCAACATCCGATTTCCTTTCTACCTCACACAGACCGTATCCGGAATTGAAGTAAACGAATCGCAGCCGAAGCAAACCCTCCGCGTTGTCCTCACCCCTCAAGTCATTAAGTTAGGTCCTATACATCTACCTGTCCGCCTGAGTGAATCCAGTGAAACTGGTCTCTTGGAGAAGCGACGATTAAGTTTCGCCGTCGAAGATAGCATCAGCACTGAGTTGATGGCGAAACTACCTGTCTCGGATGCCGGGGAGGCGTTAAAGCGGGTTACTGGCATCAGTATCGTCGGTGGACGATACGTCTTTGTGCGGGGCCTCGGGGAACGTTATAGCAATACTCTACTGAACAGTGTCCAGATTCCAAGCCCTGAACCCAACCGCCGCGTTGTGCCGATGGATATTTTTCCCGCCAACCTTCTGGAAAGCCTTCAAACCGTTAAGACTTTCTCTCCTGATCAGCCGGGCAACTTCGCCGGAGGGTCGGTGCAGGTTTTCACGAAAGATTTTCCGGATGCATTCACCATGTCGTTATCCATGTCCAGTAGTTTTAATACGGAAACAACGGGCAAGGAACTTCTTGAGTATCCGGGTGGAACTTTAGATAGATTTGGGTTTGACGACGGCACACGCGCACTCCCTGATATTATTGCGGATCAGCCTCCGGAGGTTCCAATCCGCGAGCGTGGACGCTTTACCCGGGGCGGATTCACACCAGAGGAAATTCAGAAGTTTGGCAGAGCTTTCGACAATGTCTGGTCGCCGGAGAGATACACTGCTCCAGCGAACCAAAGCCATAAGTTCAGCATTGGAAATTCCACCCAGCTTGCCGGAAAGGATTTCGGGTATTTAGGGATTATTTCATACGGCAATGGACACAGCCATCGCCCGGAAGAAGAACAGAATGCGTTTCGGCTAGGCTTGGATGAGCTTACACCGGTGACGAAATATCTGGTAGAGCGAAGTGCCAACGATGTTAGTTGGGGCGGGGTGCTGAGCACAAGTATGCGTTTTTCACCCGGACACAAGGTGAGCTTGAGAACACTATATAGCCATACCGCCGAAGATGAAACACGGACTTGGGAGGGGTTCAACGCAGATCGTGACACAGATATGCGAAGTTCTCGCTTGCTTTATGTAGAACGGGGTCTTCTTTCTAGCCAGCTTGCCGGCGATCATGAATTTGACTTTTCTTCCGACAACCTTGATGGAGAATCAGAAGCAGCGGAAGAAAGCGATACTAGTGAACCAGAGTTTGCGCCAGTACCGACGCTCTCTTGGCGTTTGACTTTTTCACGTGCAATGCGAAACGAGCCGGATACCCGCGAGGTCATTTATGAAAAACGCCGGGACGAATGGCTTTTCCGCGATATTACTCAGAGCGGTAGCCGTTTCTTTTTTGATTTGGCAGACGATGAAATCAGCGGCAGGCTTGATTGGTCAATGCCAATTTTGACAACGGGATTATTCAAAGTCGGTGGGATGTGGAGAGACCGCGACAGAACATTTGATGCCCGTCGTTTTCGGTTTTTGCCCTCCGATAATATTGAGCTATTTTTAGACCGAACCGCTCCTCCAGAGCAATTGTTCACCGCAGAACATATTGCCCCTAACCTCTTTGAGCTTCGAGAATCGACACGAGCAACGGATAACTACCTCGCCGCCCATAGCGTGTGGGCTAGCTACGGGATGATTGATCTCCCACTGTCGAAGAAGTTTCGTGTGACGACTGGTGCCCGGTTGGAGGTTTCAGATCAGAATGTTACGACCTTCGATCCTTTCGCTGCAGAGCAGCAGGCAATTGAGGCTAATCTAGATACTACAGATATCCTGCCCAGTCTAAACCTGACATACCGCCTGACGGAGCGGATGAATCTGCGCGTGGCGGCATCTCGCACGGTAACGAGGCCAGACCTTCGGGAATTGGCACCCTTTGAATTTACGGATTTCGTCGGTGGCAGAACCATTTTCGGCAATCCTGAACTTGAGCGCACAAAGATTGATAACTACGACCTCCGTTGGGAGGCTTTCCCCGAATTAGGAGGCGTGGTCGCTGTTAGCGGTTTCTATAAGAAATTCCATAAGCCGATTGAGCAGATAATCCAACCTGCAGCTGAAGTCCGAATTACCTACGAGAACGCGGAAGCGGCAAATAACTTCGGACTTGAATTGGAAGTACGTCAAAATCTCAGTATCCTTGCTTCAGGATTGAGACATTTTTCTGTCAACACCAACGTCGCGCTTATCTCCTCCAGAGTTGAGTTGCCGGATGTGGGTATTCAAACATCTTCTGAGCGTGCACTGCAAGGGCAGTCACCTTACGTTGTGAACGCCAGTCTCGGATATGATAATCCTGATTTGGAAATGACCGCTGCAGTTGCATATCATGTCTTCGGAAAACGAATTGCGGAGGTAGGTAACCACGGCAGTCCAGATGTGTTTGAACTGCCACGTTCGCAATTGGATATGACATTTGGGAGACAACTTCTCCCATTTCTCCGTTTGAGCCTTTCAGCAAAGAATTTGCTGAATCCTGACGTTACCTTAGAACAAGGTGGCGAAACCTACGTGCGGTATCGCACGGGTCGGACCATTTCGTTCGGCTTGAGTTACAACTTGTAA
- a CDS encoding T9SS C-terminal target domain-containing protein has protein sequence MSNLLFFRLLSVLSICLALLLVGCGEDEDIDSVDTDDGGDVTTAEEPSGPNLLEGKITVDMTLKASREHILRGAVFVENSATLTIEPGTTIYGEGVSNGTLIIAQGSKIMAEGTQNAPIVFTSDAFEGSRGRGQWGGLIINGRAPSNQGVTFGEGDTGAFGGNNPADSSGVLKYVRVEFAGIEFSPDNELNGIAFQGVGSGTVVDYVQVHLNQDDGIEMFGGTVNIKHALVTGARDDSFDWTDGWTGKGQFWIAQQRGDEADNGFENDNSSKNNDATPRSAPTIYNATLVGDPKGPTSDTGMLIREGAAGIYRNIIVHGFKNKAGLDIDNASTIAQANSGGLVVQNTIFSNNQPSNFADPDEDFDEAAWAMDPAFNNLEADAMLTNPFNLTDPDFRPQGGSPAVNGTVPVASPPGDGFFEPVNFIGGMGPNDNWTAGWTTTAQN, from the coding sequence ATGAGTAACCTTTTGTTTTTCCGGTTGTTGTCTGTCTTGTCTATCTGCCTCGCCCTTTTGTTGGTGGGTTGCGGCGAAGATGAAGACATCGACAGCGTTGATACTGATGATGGTGGCGATGTCACCACCGCTGAGGAACCGAGTGGTCCAAACCTCCTTGAGGGTAAAATCACGGTAGACATGACCCTCAAAGCAAGCCGCGAACATATATTGCGAGGAGCTGTGTTTGTGGAGAACAGTGCCACCTTGACGATTGAGCCGGGCACTACTATTTATGGTGAAGGTGTTTCCAACGGAACTCTCATCATCGCGCAAGGTTCAAAGATTATGGCTGAAGGAACACAGAATGCGCCAATTGTTTTCACGAGTGATGCGTTCGAAGGTTCACGAGGCCGCGGGCAATGGGGAGGTTTGATTATTAACGGTCGTGCTCCTAGCAACCAAGGCGTTACATTTGGTGAAGGGGACACAGGTGCTTTCGGTGGAAATAATCCCGCAGATAGCAGCGGCGTTCTCAAATATGTTCGTGTCGAATTCGCGGGCATTGAGTTTAGCCCAGATAACGAGTTAAATGGTATCGCCTTCCAAGGTGTCGGTTCCGGTACGGTAGTCGATTATGTTCAAGTTCACCTCAATCAAGATGACGGCATTGAGATGTTCGGCGGCACAGTCAACATCAAACACGCACTTGTTACAGGTGCACGCGATGACTCCTTCGACTGGACTGACGGTTGGACGGGGAAAGGGCAATTCTGGATTGCACAGCAGCGTGGAGATGAGGCTGACAACGGCTTTGAAAATGACAATAGCAGCAAGAACAATGATGCAACGCCGCGGTCTGCCCCGACAATTTATAACGCCACACTTGTCGGTGACCCGAAGGGGCCTACGAGTGACACCGGTATGTTGATCCGTGAAGGCGCAGCGGGAATCTACCGTAACATCATTGTACACGGCTTTAAGAACAAAGCTGGGCTTGATATTGATAATGCCTCAACGATTGCTCAAGCGAACAGTGGTGGTCTTGTTGTTCAAAACACCATTTTCTCCAATAACCAACCGAGCAATTTCGCCGATCCGGACGAAGATTTTGATGAAGCTGCTTGGGCAATGGATCCTGCGTTCAATAACCTTGAAGCAGATGCTATGTTGACCAATCCATTCAACCTAACTGACCCGGATTTCCGTCCACAGGGGGGTTCTCCTGCGGTTAATGGTACGGTTCCCGTCGCTTCGCCGCCTGGAGATGGGTTCTTTGAACCGGTGAATTTTATTGGTGGCATGGGACCTAACGATAACTGGACAGCGGGCTGGACAACCACCGCTCAAAACTAA
- a CDS encoding energy transducer TonB: protein MATSLSSTLPSDDQASTPHVSTPSVDELEEHAVLGQIQATRKQAGKRGGAFFVSLVLHLVGALIATAYVVQEKMANEEMMQGVLMKPAPKPSLKRRSRPRVAKTSTPRKAIATPKPQLQQIATTSARLPIDSERFTVPASSLSVGTMGEPSTQLGRGIFAGARQAQVVAVTPQFEAPKFTNTSISSRIDTGNNFAQMDFNPDASEPITAELRDATQSFTEFLQSIREKIKRSQRYPRSVRNLADGSESQVQFTIRRDGSLVDVKVAASSGSKSLDAAALSAVRNAAPFPSFPEGQEGTTLRLEIPIAFQLKTN from the coding sequence ATGGCAACAAGTTTATCTTCGACGCTTCCTAGTGATGACCAAGCATCTACACCGCATGTGAGCACTCCATCTGTGGATGAACTTGAGGAGCATGCTGTGCTGGGTCAAATCCAAGCGACCCGCAAGCAAGCCGGCAAAAGAGGAGGTGCATTTTTTGTTTCCCTTGTATTGCACCTCGTCGGTGCGTTGATTGCGACGGCATACGTTGTCCAAGAAAAGATGGCCAATGAAGAGATGATGCAAGGGGTGCTCATGAAACCAGCTCCCAAACCGTCCCTCAAGCGCCGGTCCCGTCCACGCGTTGCCAAAACTAGCACTCCTAGAAAAGCCATTGCAACACCTAAACCGCAACTTCAGCAAATTGCTACAACTAGTGCGCGTCTCCCAATAGACAGTGAAAGATTTACGGTCCCAGCCAGCAGCCTCTCTGTTGGAACGATGGGTGAACCTAGTACCCAACTTGGAAGGGGTATATTTGCCGGTGCCCGTCAAGCACAAGTGGTTGCTGTGACTCCTCAATTTGAAGCCCCAAAATTTACGAACACATCAATCTCTAGTAGGATTGATACAGGGAACAATTTTGCACAAATGGATTTTAATCCAGACGCAAGCGAACCGATTACAGCAGAGCTAAGAGATGCCACACAGTCTTTTACGGAGTTTCTCCAATCAATACGGGAAAAAATTAAACGTTCTCAACGTTATCCGCGATCGGTACGCAATTTAGCAGACGGTAGCGAATCACAGGTGCAATTTACGATTCGGCGTGATGGAAGTCTTGTTGACGTTAAGGTTGCCGCCTCTTCTGGCTCCAAATCGCTTGATGCTGCTGCTTTGTCCGCTGTGCGAAATGCTGCGCCCTTTCCATCATTTCCTGAAGGTCAAGAGGGGACAACGCTTCGTCTAGAGATTCCGATCGCTTTTCAGTTAAAAACTAATTAA
- the phoU gene encoding phosphate signaling complex protein PhoU, which yields MQSHLEENMQQDIDLIRSNVIEMGKLVEQALETCLSAIEHNDRQSAYVVILRDRHIDELEEALESLCQRFLIKHLPVATQMRFVYSVIKINTELERVGDYAKAMARRFLTVSDLGAQASHPKLINIANLAIPFLRNAMHAFSESDAELAKAAREREKERVIDSLRHEIHSDLIQLHSNGELPSEALVPLVTIVSCLERVANQASNICEEVLYMCTGEDLRHDYQQVLRVLFVAEHDACRGQMAVGIGNALESHRIRFSSAGAASQPLDSRTVQFMEEKGIDISGQTSKYLSQILDLKDYAIIVSLSEKAEKAIPSLPSRPVRISWEVPDPSKLEGTEAEVQANHTSENWFKQFSVMTLRKSRKLMFNKVLCAIVAVAFCLFSNGCTKKAEKVVIQNAGSDTMVNLAQAWAEAYATVEPNVSLEVSGGGSGTGIAALVSGTVDIANCSRQMTPAESERVVESTGEAPKEFIVGYDALAVYIHKDNPLAEISLEQLASIYGEGGDITEWSQLGIDNSECSNDEIIRVSRQSNSGTFVYFRSAVLGKNRDYKLGSRDLHGSKDVVELVAHTPCAIGYSGMGYATEEVKMLKIAKVTGDAAYGPTAQGVLDGTYPIARPLYMYSLGTPEPQEQTYLDWIFSPTGQGIVEKTGYVPVGQK from the coding sequence ATGCAATCTCACTTAGAAGAAAACATGCAGCAGGACATCGATCTGATCCGCAGCAATGTAATTGAGATGGGCAAATTAGTTGAGCAAGCGTTAGAGACCTGTCTGAGTGCGATTGAGCATAATGATCGACAATCGGCTTATGTTGTGATCTTAAGGGATCGGCATATCGATGAGTTAGAGGAGGCTCTAGAATCACTTTGCCAGAGGTTCCTGATTAAGCACCTGCCCGTCGCAACTCAAATGCGTTTTGTTTATTCGGTCATCAAAATTAATACCGAATTAGAGCGTGTTGGCGATTATGCGAAAGCGATGGCTCGGCGATTTTTGACTGTCAGTGACTTGGGGGCACAAGCCTCCCATCCCAAACTCATCAACATTGCCAACCTCGCAATTCCGTTCCTCCGCAACGCTATGCATGCCTTCAGTGAAAGCGATGCTGAATTGGCGAAGGCAGCGCGGGAAAGGGAAAAAGAACGGGTGATAGATAGCCTGCGCCACGAAATTCATAGTGACTTAATCCAGCTGCATAGCAATGGTGAATTGCCATCAGAGGCGCTGGTGCCACTGGTGACGATTGTCAGCTGCTTGGAGCGTGTAGCGAATCAGGCAAGCAATATTTGTGAAGAAGTTTTGTATATGTGTACCGGTGAAGATTTAAGGCATGACTACCAGCAGGTGTTGCGCGTACTTTTCGTCGCCGAGCACGATGCGTGCCGAGGACAGATGGCGGTCGGTATCGGCAATGCGCTCGAATCGCATAGGATACGATTCAGCAGTGCCGGGGCGGCATCCCAACCGCTGGATTCAAGAACGGTGCAGTTCATGGAGGAAAAAGGGATTGACATTTCTGGTCAGACCTCCAAATATTTGAGCCAGATTTTAGATCTCAAAGATTACGCAATCATCGTATCGCTCTCTGAGAAAGCGGAAAAGGCAATCCCGTCGTTGCCGTCGAGACCGGTACGTATTAGTTGGGAAGTGCCAGATCCATCAAAACTTGAAGGAACTGAAGCGGAAGTTCAAGCGAATCACACATCCGAGAATTGGTTCAAGCAATTCTCGGTGATGACGTTGAGAAAGAGCAGGAAACTGATGTTTAATAAAGTGTTGTGCGCTATCGTTGCGGTAGCGTTCTGTCTATTTTCAAACGGCTGTACAAAGAAAGCAGAGAAAGTCGTGATTCAGAACGCAGGTTCTGATACGATGGTCAATCTCGCACAGGCGTGGGCAGAGGCGTATGCTACCGTCGAACCCAATGTGTCCCTTGAAGTCTCCGGTGGCGGTTCGGGAACCGGCATCGCTGCGCTGGTTAGCGGTACGGTAGACATCGCAAATTGTAGTCGTCAAATGACCCCGGCGGAATCTGAACGGGTGGTAGAGAGTACCGGTGAAGCACCAAAAGAGTTCATCGTTGGATATGATGCGCTTGCTGTTTACATCCATAAGGACAACCCGCTGGCTGAAATCTCCCTAGAGCAGCTTGCTAGCATCTATGGAGAAGGTGGCGATATAACTGAATGGTCTCAGCTCGGGATCGATAATAGCGAGTGTTCTAATGACGAAATTATTCGGGTGAGCCGGCAATCGAATTCTGGAACATTCGTCTATTTTCGTTCAGCAGTGCTTGGCAAGAATCGCGACTATAAGCTCGGCTCAAGAGATTTACACGGTTCTAAGGATGTCGTCGAACTCGTGGCACATACACCGTGTGCAATTGGCTATAGCGGCATGGGGTACGCCACGGAAGAGGTGAAGATGCTCAAAATTGCCAAAGTCACCGGTGATGCCGCCTATGGTCCCACCGCCCAAGGCGTCCTCGATGGCACGTATCCAATCGCAAGGCCCCTGTATATGTACTCGCTTGGAACGCCAGAACCGCAGGAACAGACTTACCTAGATTGGATCTTTTCGCCCACGGGACAGGGGATCGTTGAGAAAACAGGTTACGTGCCCGTCGGACAGAAATGA
- the pstA gene encoding phosphate ABC transporter permease PstA, which yields MATDINSSPTSPEVVAPHLMFTATAQSRKKQLMENIARGIFFVMTLLMILPLILIVVYLFVKAAPVLSPEFFFTNPTNGMRAGGIWAPLLGTIYIVIISLLVSAPIGVLAAVYLNEYARESWFTRIINLAVVNLAGVPSIVHALFGVGAFVYFARMGRSVLAASLTLAIMTLPVIIASTKEALGAVPMAFREACWNTGATRWQTIRGIVLPNSISGILTGVILQVSRAAGETAPIMFTGAVFFKAISEGDVLAYGLLDRFMALSMHLYQLSTQVPGVPEALEYGTAVVLLGAVLMVNAVAIVLRVYLRSRKRW from the coding sequence ATGGCAACAGATATAAATTCCTCCCCCACCTCTCCAGAAGTCGTCGCTCCTCACTTGATGTTCACCGCAACCGCACAGAGCCGTAAAAAACAGTTGATGGAGAATATCGCACGAGGCATCTTTTTCGTGATGACGCTGTTGATGATCTTGCCGCTTATCCTCATCGTTGTATATCTCTTTGTCAAGGCAGCGCCGGTCCTGTCTCCAGAGTTCTTTTTCACAAATCCTACAAATGGGATGAGAGCCGGCGGTATATGGGCACCGCTGCTTGGAACAATTTACATCGTGATAATTTCGCTGCTCGTTTCTGCACCGATCGGTGTGTTGGCAGCAGTGTATCTGAACGAATATGCCCGCGAAAGTTGGTTCACCCGTATAATCAACCTCGCAGTGGTCAATCTCGCCGGCGTACCGAGTATCGTTCACGCACTTTTTGGGGTGGGCGCCTTCGTGTATTTTGCAAGGATGGGACGCTCAGTTTTAGCGGCTTCACTCACATTGGCGATTATGACGTTGCCGGTTATCATTGCAAGCACGAAAGAGGCACTCGGCGCTGTTCCGATGGCGTTCCGCGAAGCGTGTTGGAATACCGGTGCGACACGGTGGCAGACAATTCGTGGTATTGTTCTGCCAAACTCAATCAGTGGTATCCTGACCGGAGTCATTTTACAGGTGTCGCGGGCGGCAGGTGAAACTGCCCCCATTATGTTTACTGGAGCGGTATTTTTTAAGGCAATTTCTGAAGGGGATGTTCTCGCCTACGGTCTATTGGATCGGTTTATGGCACTCTCGATGCACTTGTATCAACTCTCGACGCAAGTGCCGGGGGTTCCCGAAGCCTTAGAGTACGGCACAGCCGTTGTGCTGTTGGGCGCTGTGTTGATGGTGAACGCAGTGGCGATTGTGCTGCGTGTGTATCTGCGATCTCGAAAGCGATGGTAG
- a CDS encoding phosphate ABC transporter ATP-binding protein, which yields MAQISNSTKKIEIADLTVRYGEAKALQGISFDVYENEILGIIGPAQSGKTTLLKTINRTIEFEPSAQVSGLVKIDGADVKSVKNVNQLRRRIGMVFPLPVGLPLSIYDNVAFAPRTAGIHNRSELDELVERCLQQAALWDEVKDRLNSLGTKLSGGQQQRLTIARALSHQPEILCLDEFSIAVDPVTTMRIEDILKELQSQITIILVTNLVQQARRLANRTAFIFESELIEIDDNDVIFSDSPANRLTYDYVNGNFG from the coding sequence TTGGCACAGATATCTAACTCTACGAAGAAAATTGAAATTGCGGATCTCACCGTCCGATACGGGGAAGCGAAAGCTCTCCAAGGAATTTCTTTCGATGTATATGAGAATGAAATACTAGGCATTATCGGTCCCGCGCAATCTGGCAAGACAACACTGTTGAAAACGATTAATCGCACGATCGAATTCGAGCCAAGTGCACAGGTCAGCGGTTTGGTGAAAATCGACGGTGCGGATGTGAAAAGCGTCAAAAACGTCAACCAACTGCGCCGCCGAATTGGGATGGTATTTCCGCTTCCAGTTGGCTTACCATTGTCCATCTACGATAATGTTGCTTTCGCGCCTCGGACTGCGGGCATCCACAACCGGAGCGAGTTAGACGAACTCGTCGAGCGTTGTCTGCAACAGGCAGCCCTTTGGGATGAGGTTAAAGACCGACTCAACAGTCTCGGCACGAAGCTGTCGGGCGGACAGCAGCAGCGCTTGACCATCGCTCGTGCGCTCTCACACCAACCCGAAATTCTTTGCCTCGACGAATTTTCGATTGCCGTCGATCCGGTGACAACAATGCGAATTGAGGATATCCTCAAAGAATTACAATCGCAAATCACCATTATCCTCGTCACCAATTTGGTTCAACAGGCACGTCGCTTGGCAAATCGTACCGCTTTTATATTCGAGAGCGAGCTAATCGAAATCGACGACAACGACGTTATTTTCTCCGATTCACCGGCGAACAGACTAACCTATGACTATGTGAATGGAAACTTCGGATGA